The following proteins are encoded in a genomic region of Kosakonia oryzae:
- a CDS encoding DUF2623 family protein, protein MENHFGKGLMAGLNAAQADSASNVAHFCPDYKRGFVLGFSHRMFEKTGDRQLSAWEAGILTRRYGLDKEMVMDFFRESRSSTVIRFFMAGYRLET, encoded by the coding sequence ATGGAAAACCATTTTGGTAAAGGTTTAATGGCCGGGCTGAATGCAGCACAGGCGGATAGCGCCAGCAATGTGGCGCATTTCTGCCCGGACTATAAGCGGGGTTTTGTCCTTGGGTTTTCGCACCGCATGTTTGAAAAGACAGGCGATCGACAGCTCAGCGCGTGGGAAGCAGGCATTCTCACTCGCCGCTACGGGCTGGATAAAGAGATGGTGATGGACTTCTTTCGCGAGAGTCGCTCCAGCACGGTGATCCGATTTTTTATGGCGGGATACCGCCTCGAAACATAA
- the hybO gene encoding hydrogenase 2 small subunit codes for MAGDNLHLASQGVSRRDFMKLCAALAATMGLSGKAAAEMAEAISHPQRPPVVWIGAQECTGCTESLLRATHPTVENLVLETISLEYHEVLSAAFGHQAEENKHHALEQYKGQYVLVVDGSIPMKDGGIYCMVAGEPIVDHIRKAAENAAAIIAIGSCAAWGGVAAAGVNPTGAVSLQAVLPGKTVINIPGCPPNPQNFLATVAHLITFGKPPALDSKNRPAFAYGRLIHEHCERRPHFDAGRFAKEFGDAGHRQGWCLYHLGCKGPETWGNCSTLQFCDVGGAWPVAIGHPCYGCNEEGVGFHKGISQLAHVENPTPRAEKPDVQLKEGGTVSATAVGLLGGVVGLVAGVGVMTVRELGRQQKKNDADSQGE; via the coding sequence ATGGCAGGAGATAATTTACATTTAGCGTCCCAGGGTGTGAGTCGTCGTGATTTTATGAAGCTGTGTGCCGCGCTGGCGGCCACGATGGGGCTGAGCGGCAAGGCTGCCGCAGAGATGGCAGAAGCCATCAGCCATCCGCAACGTCCTCCGGTTGTCTGGATTGGTGCGCAGGAGTGCACCGGATGTACCGAATCGCTGCTTCGCGCCACCCATCCCACCGTTGAAAACCTTGTGCTGGAAACCATTTCGCTGGAGTACCACGAAGTGCTTTCCGCCGCGTTCGGGCATCAGGCTGAAGAGAACAAACACCATGCGCTGGAGCAGTACAAAGGCCAGTACGTGCTGGTGGTTGACGGCTCCATTCCGATGAAAGACGGCGGCATTTATTGCATGGTGGCCGGCGAGCCTATTGTTGACCATATTCGCAAGGCGGCAGAAAACGCAGCCGCCATTATCGCGATCGGTTCCTGCGCCGCCTGGGGCGGTGTGGCGGCGGCAGGTGTGAACCCTACCGGCGCGGTCAGTTTGCAGGCGGTGTTGCCAGGAAAAACAGTGATTAATATTCCTGGCTGTCCGCCGAACCCACAAAATTTCCTCGCTACCGTGGCGCATCTCATCACCTTTGGCAAACCCCCGGCGCTGGACAGCAAAAATCGGCCCGCGTTTGCTTATGGGCGCTTGATCCATGAACACTGCGAGCGCCGCCCGCACTTCGATGCTGGCCGTTTTGCGAAAGAGTTCGGCGATGCCGGGCACCGGCAGGGCTGGTGTCTTTATCACCTCGGCTGTAAAGGCCCGGAAACCTGGGGCAACTGCTCGACGTTACAGTTTTGCGATGTCGGCGGCGCATGGCCAGTTGCTATTGGTCACCCTTGTTACGGCTGTAATGAAGAAGGCGTTGGCTTTCATAAAGGCATCTCTCAGCTTGCTCATGTCGAAAATCCAACACCGCGCGCTGAAAAACCCGACGTGCAACTGAAAGAGGGCGGCACGGTGTCGGCAACGGCCGTCGGCCTGCTGGGTGGCGTAGTCGGTCTGGTGGCGGGCGTTGGCGTGATGACGGTGCGCGAGCTGGGACGGCAACAGAAGAAAAACGACGCTGATTCGCAGGGAGAATAG
- the hybA gene encoding hydrogenase 2 operon protein HybA → MNRRDFLKVASGGALLVGGSSASFAVAQNRPPIPGALGMLYDSTLCVGCQACVSRCQAINSPVPNPQGEQTWSNNDKLSPYTNNIIQVWHSGNGQNKDQTENGYAYIKKQCMHCVDANCVSVCPVQALKKDAVTGIVHYNPDVCTGCRYCMVACPFDVPKYDYDNPFGQIHKCQLCNQKGVERLDKGGLPGCVEVCPAGAVIYGTREELLAEAKKRLTLKPGSEYRYPRQTLHADDVYLHDVPHYYPHLYGEKEGGGTQVLVLTGVPYTDLGLPALDSLATGARSEHVQHTVYKGMMLPLAVLAGLTALVRRNTKEHHEEDDHES, encoded by the coding sequence GTGAACAGACGTGATTTTCTCAAAGTGGCGTCCGGCGGGGCGCTGCTGGTGGGGGGATCGTCCGCCAGTTTTGCCGTTGCGCAAAACCGGCCGCCGATTCCCGGAGCGCTGGGAATGCTATATGACTCGACGCTCTGTGTCGGCTGCCAGGCCTGCGTTTCGCGATGTCAGGCAATCAACTCGCCGGTGCCTAATCCGCAGGGTGAACAAACCTGGTCGAACAACGACAAACTCTCTCCGTATACCAACAACATTATTCAGGTTTGGCACAGCGGTAACGGGCAAAACAAAGATCAGACCGAAAATGGCTATGCCTACATCAAAAAGCAGTGCATGCACTGTGTGGATGCCAACTGCGTGTCGGTCTGCCCGGTACAGGCGCTGAAGAAAGACGCTGTCACCGGCATTGTTCACTACAACCCGGATGTTTGTACCGGCTGCCGCTACTGTATGGTCGCCTGTCCTTTCGACGTGCCGAAATATGATTACGACAACCCGTTCGGCCAGATCCACAAATGCCAGCTCTGCAATCAGAAAGGCGTCGAACGTCTTGATAAAGGCGGGCTTCCGGGCTGCGTGGAAGTTTGCCCGGCAGGGGCGGTGATTTACGGCACCCGCGAGGAGCTGCTGGCCGAAGCCAAAAAACGCCTCACGCTGAAGCCGGGTTCCGAATATCGCTATCCCCGCCAGACGCTGCATGCCGATGATGTTTACCTTCACGATGTCCCGCACTACTACCCGCACTTGTACGGCGAGAAAGAGGGCGGCGGCACGCAGGTGCTGGTGCTGACAGGCGTGCCTTATACCGATCTTGGTTTACCGGCGCTGGACTCCCTGGCGACCGGCGCGCGATCCGAACACGTTCAGCATACGGTGTACAAAGGCATGATGTTGCCGCTGGCGGTGCTGGCAGGTCTGACGGCGCTGGTACGGCGTAATACAAAGGAGCATCACGAGGAGGATGACCATGAGTCATGA
- the hybB gene encoding Ni/Fe-hydrogenase cytochrome b subunit yields the protein MSHDPQAMGGKLLSKPVLVFAPLIVLCAIFILKRLIFGLGSVSDLNGGYPWGIWIAFDLLIGTGFACGGWALAWAVYVFNRGDYHPLVRPALLCSLFGYSLGGLSITIDVGRYWNLPYFYIPGHFNVNSVLFETAVCMTIYIGVMALEFAPALLERLGWKVSLRRLNKVMFFIIALGALLPTMHQSSMGSLMIAAGYKVYPLWQSYEMLPLFSLLTAFIMGFSIVIFEGSLMQASLRGNGPDEKRLFNKLMGVLSVLLALFLLLRVGEISWRGKWHYAFAGDFYSLIFWLELALLAFPLLALRVSRWRNDSRVLFLAALSMLLGCALWRLSYSLLAFNPGNGYSYFPTWEELMISIGFVAIEVCAYILLIRLLPIIPPLKTPARHEASEA from the coding sequence ATGAGTCATGATCCACAAGCCATGGGCGGTAAGTTGCTGAGCAAACCCGTGCTAGTGTTCGCCCCGCTGATCGTGCTGTGCGCGATCTTTATTCTCAAGCGTCTGATCTTCGGTCTTGGATCGGTCTCCGATCTGAACGGCGGTTATCCGTGGGGGATCTGGATCGCCTTTGACCTGCTGATCGGCACCGGCTTTGCCTGCGGCGGCTGGGCGCTGGCGTGGGCGGTTTATGTCTTCAACCGCGGCGATTACCATCCGCTGGTGCGTCCGGCGCTGCTGTGCAGCTTGTTCGGTTACTCGCTGGGCGGGTTATCCATCACCATTGACGTTGGCCGTTACTGGAATCTGCCCTATTTCTACATTCCCGGACACTTCAACGTCAATTCGGTGCTGTTCGAAACGGCCGTCTGTATGACCATCTATATCGGCGTGATGGCGCTGGAATTTGCGCCTGCGCTGCTGGAAAGGCTGGGCTGGAAGGTTTCGTTGCGCCGCCTGAATAAGGTGATGTTTTTTATCATCGCCCTTGGCGCGCTGCTGCCGACGATGCACCAGTCATCGATGGGCTCGCTGATGATTGCCGCCGGATACAAAGTCTATCCGCTGTGGCAAAGCTACGAAATGCTGCCGCTCTTCTCACTGCTGACTGCTTTTATTATGGGCTTTTCGATCGTTATCTTTGAAGGCTCCTTAATGCAGGCCAGCCTGCGCGGCAACGGCCCGGATGAGAAGCGCCTGTTCAATAAACTGATGGGCGTGCTAAGCGTCCTGCTGGCGCTGTTCCTGCTGCTGCGCGTCGGTGAAATCAGCTGGCGCGGCAAGTGGCATTACGCATTCGCCGGGGATTTTTACAGCCTGATATTCTGGCTGGAACTGGCACTGCTGGCCTTCCCGCTGCTGGCACTGCGCGTTTCCCGCTGGCGCAACGATTCCCGCGTTCTGTTCCTGGCCGCGCTCAGCATGCTGTTAGGTTGCGCGCTGTGGCGGCTCTCCTATTCGCTGCTGGCGTTCAATCCGGGCAACGGATACAGCTACTTCCCGACCTGGGAGGAGCTGATGATCTCTATTGGTTTTGTGGCAATTGAAGTCTGTGCATACATCTTACTCATACGTCTGTTGCCGATTATTCCTCCGTTAAAAACACCTGCGCGACATGAGGCGAGCGAAGCATGA
- the hybC gene encoding hydrogenase 2 large subunit, which translates to MSQRITIDPVTRIEGHLRIDCEIENGVVSKAWSSGTMWRGMEEIVKDRDPRDAWIIMQRICGVCTTIHAIASVRAVESALKVNVPLNAQYIRNIILAAHSIHDHIVHFYQLSALDWVDITSALQADPAKAAALLHGISDWPLNSEGEFKAVQDKIKALVASGQLGIFANGYWGHPAMKLPPEVNLIAVAHYLQALECQRDANRIVALLGGKSPHIQNLAVGGVANPINLDGIEVLNLERLMYLKSFIDRLEGFIEQVYKVDTAVIAAFYPEWLSLGKGAVNYLSTPEFPTDAKNGSFLFPGGYIENADLSTFRAITTGDDPFMVKGIQESAKHAWYKDEAPQEPWQGTTLPQYTGWQEEGKYSWVKSPTFYGKTVEVGPLANMLCKLAAKHETTATKLNDIVAIYQKLTGKTIGVAQLHSTLGRIIGRTVHACELHGVLQNQYQALIDNIGKGDMQTYAKTDIPQSGEFKGVGFLEAPRGMLSHWVVIKDGKIANYQAIVPSTWNAGPRNFNDDAGPYELSLVGTPVADVQKPLEVVRTVHSFDPCMSCAVHVLDADGNDVVSVKVL; encoded by the coding sequence ATGAGTCAACGTATCACCATCGATCCGGTGACCCGCATTGAGGGTCATTTACGCATTGATTGCGAAATTGAAAACGGCGTCGTATCAAAGGCCTGGTCATCGGGCACCATGTGGCGCGGAATGGAAGAGATTGTGAAGGATCGCGATCCGCGCGATGCCTGGATCATCATGCAGCGTATTTGTGGTGTTTGTACCACCATTCACGCCATCGCCTCGGTGCGGGCAGTCGAAAGTGCGCTGAAGGTCAATGTGCCGCTGAATGCGCAATACATCCGCAATATCATTCTTGCCGCGCACTCGATCCACGATCACATCGTCCATTTTTATCAGCTCTCGGCGCTCGACTGGGTGGATATCACCTCGGCATTGCAGGCCGATCCGGCAAAAGCCGCCGCGCTGCTGCACGGGATCTCTGACTGGCCGCTGAACAGCGAAGGCGAGTTCAAAGCGGTGCAGGATAAGATCAAAGCGCTGGTTGCCAGTGGGCAGTTGGGTATTTTTGCCAACGGCTACTGGGGGCATCCGGCAATGAAGTTACCGCCGGAAGTGAACCTGATAGCCGTCGCACACTACCTGCAAGCGCTGGAGTGCCAGCGCGATGCTAACCGCATTGTGGCGCTGCTCGGCGGCAAGTCGCCGCATATCCAGAACCTGGCGGTCGGCGGTGTCGCCAACCCGATCAACCTCGACGGTATTGAAGTGCTGAACCTTGAACGCCTGATGTACCTGAAGTCGTTTATCGATCGCCTCGAGGGCTTTATTGAACAGGTTTATAAAGTCGATACCGCCGTCATTGCCGCGTTCTATCCCGAGTGGTTGTCGCTCGGTAAAGGCGCGGTGAATTACCTCAGCACGCCGGAATTTCCCACCGATGCGAAAAATGGCAGCTTCCTGTTCCCTGGCGGGTACATTGAAAACGCCGATCTCAGCACCTTCCGGGCGATCACCACCGGTGACGATCCGTTTATGGTGAAAGGGATCCAGGAGAGCGCGAAACACGCGTGGTACAAAGACGAGGCGCCGCAGGAGCCGTGGCAGGGCACGACATTGCCGCAGTACACCGGCTGGCAGGAAGAGGGCAAATATTCCTGGGTGAAATCGCCCACCTTTTACGGCAAAACGGTGGAGGTTGGTCCGCTGGCTAATATGCTCTGCAAACTGGCGGCGAAGCACGAAACCACGGCGACGAAGCTGAATGATATTGTCGCTATTTACCAGAAATTAACCGGCAAAACGATCGGTGTGGCGCAGCTACATTCAACGCTGGGACGCATTATTGGCCGCACCGTTCACGCCTGCGAACTGCACGGCGTGTTGCAAAATCAGTATCAGGCGCTGATCGATAATATCGGCAAAGGCGACATGCAGACCTATGCGAAAACCGACATTCCACAGAGCGGCGAGTTTAAAGGCGTCGGCTTTCTGGAAGCGCCGCGCGGCATGCTCTCCCACTGGGTAGTGATCAAAGACGGTAAAATCGCGAACTATCAGGCGATTGTGCCATCGACCTGGAATGCCGGGCCGCGCAACTTTAATGATGACGCCGGGCCGTACGAGCTGTCGCTGGTGGGCACGCCGGTTGCGGACGTGCAAAAACCGCTGGAAGTGGTGCGCACCGTGCATTCGTTCGATCCCTGTATGTCCTGCGCAGTGCATGTGCTGGACGCGGACGGCAACGATGTTGTGTCGGTGAAGGTGCTGTGA
- a CDS encoding HyaD/HybD family hydrogenase maturation endopeptidase — translation MSILVLGVGNILLTDEAIGVRVVEALAQRFHLPEEVEALDGGTAGMELLDAMANRDHLIIADAIVSRKSEPGRVIILRDDEVPTLFSNKISPHQLGLADVLSALRFTGEFPAKLTLIGVTPASLEPHIGMTPVVEACLDRALAAVIDALAESGVVLTPREAAHAQ, via the coding sequence ATGTCAATTTTAGTGCTGGGCGTCGGCAACATTTTATTGACCGACGAAGCGATTGGCGTACGGGTTGTGGAGGCGCTGGCGCAGCGCTTCCATCTGCCGGAAGAGGTTGAAGCGCTGGATGGCGGTACTGCCGGAATGGAACTGCTCGACGCGATGGCTAACCGCGATCACCTGATTATTGCCGACGCGATCGTCAGCCGGAAAAGCGAGCCTGGAAGGGTCATCATCCTGCGTGATGACGAAGTGCCGACGCTGTTCAGCAATAAAATTTCTCCGCACCAATTAGGGCTGGCGGACGTACTGTCAGCGCTGCGTTTTACCGGTGAGTTTCCGGCGAAACTGACGCTGATTGGCGTTACGCCAGCCTCGCTGGAGCCGCATATCGGCATGACGCCGGTGGTGGAAGCCTGCCTTGATCGTGCGCTGGCGGCGGTGATTGATGCGTTGGCTGAATCCGGCGTTGTGCTGACGCCACGGGAGGCTGCTCATGCACAATGA
- the hybE gene encoding hydrogenase-2 assembly chaperone → MHNDEFPGFDVSPHREVQQAFKAIAAHEMQGLPFVHPQMDVYATPFTLFENQWLGCVLTPWMLSLHIYPGPQQCWPVRRVSERLGLQLPYGEMTFTVGELPALGQYLSCSLMSPLTPDLSPQQGVQLADNCLKMALSLPVTDASLSRRALLFGQRGAQHA, encoded by the coding sequence ATGCACAATGATGAATTCCCAGGATTTGACGTTTCGCCGCACCGCGAAGTGCAGCAGGCTTTTAAGGCAATTGCCGCCCATGAAATGCAGGGGCTGCCGTTTGTGCATCCGCAAATGGACGTGTACGCCACGCCGTTTACTCTGTTTGAAAACCAGTGGCTTGGCTGCGTGCTGACGCCGTGGATGCTGAGTTTGCACATCTATCCCGGCCCGCAGCAATGCTGGCCGGTGCGGCGCGTCAGCGAGCGGCTGGGGTTGCAACTGCCCTACGGCGAGATGACCTTTACCGTTGGCGAATTACCGGCACTGGGGCAGTACCTGAGTTGCTCCTTAATGTCGCCATTAACACCCGATCTCAGCCCGCAGCAGGGCGTACAACTGGCGGATAACTGCCTGAAAATGGCGCTCTCGCTACCGGTCACGGATGCCAGTCTCAGCCGCCGCGCGCTGCTGTTCGGCCAGCGAGGCGCACAGCATGCATGA
- the hypA gene encoding hydrogenase maturation nickel metallochaperone HypA — MHELSLCQNAVEIIEQQARQHGAQRVTGVWLEIGALACIEESALRFGFDIACRDTLAQGCTLHIIHKPAQAWCWNCSASVEITRHDECPRCHCPTLHIEHSDGVQIKSIEVE, encoded by the coding sequence ATGCATGAGTTATCGCTGTGCCAGAATGCTGTGGAAATTATCGAACAGCAGGCGAGGCAGCACGGCGCGCAGCGCGTAACGGGCGTCTGGCTGGAAATCGGCGCGCTGGCCTGTATCGAAGAGAGCGCTCTGCGGTTCGGTTTTGATATTGCCTGTCGCGATACGCTGGCGCAGGGATGCACGCTGCATATCATCCATAAACCCGCCCAGGCGTGGTGCTGGAACTGTAGCGCGTCGGTAGAGATCACCCGGCACGATGAGTGCCCGCGTTGTCACTGCCCGACGTTGCATATTGAGCACAGCGACGGCGTGCAGATTAAAAGTATTGAAGTGGAGTAA
- the hybG gene encoding hydrogenase maturation factor HybG encodes MCIGVPGQVVAVGEDFHQLAQVDVCGVRRDVNIALVCEESPRQLLGQWVLVHVGFAMSIIDEQEALATLAALRQMESDELAAR; translated from the coding sequence ATGTGTATAGGCGTACCGGGCCAGGTGGTGGCCGTTGGCGAAGATTTCCATCAACTGGCGCAGGTTGATGTGTGTGGTGTGCGCCGCGACGTCAATATCGCGCTGGTGTGCGAAGAATCGCCACGTCAATTGCTCGGTCAGTGGGTGCTGGTACATGTTGGCTTTGCCATGAGCATTATTGACGAGCAGGAGGCGCTGGCGACGCTTGCGGCACTTCGACAAATGGAGAGCGACGAGCTGGCAGCGAGATAA
- the yghU gene encoding glutathione-dependent disulfide-bond oxidoreductase: protein MSDNYQPPKVWTWDKSSGGAFANINRPVSGPTHDKTLPVGKHPLQLYSLGTPNGQKVTIMLEELLAKGVSAAEYDAWLIRIGEGDQFSSGFVDVNPNSKIPALRDHSTTPPTRVFESGAILLYLAEKFGHFLPKDPAGRTETLNWLFWLQGSAPFLGGGFGHFYNYAPVKIEYAINRFTMEAKRQLDVLDKQLANHKFIAGDEYTIADMAIWPWYGNVVLGNVYDAAEFLDAGSYKNVQRWAQEIFARPAVKRGRIVNRTFGAPNEQLHERHDASDFDTQTEDKRNA, encoded by the coding sequence ATGTCAGACAACTACCAGCCACCGAAGGTCTGGACGTGGGATAAATCCAGCGGCGGCGCTTTCGCGAATATCAACCGCCCGGTTTCCGGCCCGACGCACGACAAAACATTGCCGGTGGGCAAACACCCGCTCCAGCTCTATTCGCTCGGCACGCCGAATGGTCAGAAAGTCACGATCATGCTGGAAGAACTGCTGGCCAAAGGGGTTAGCGCGGCGGAGTACGACGCCTGGCTGATTCGTATCGGCGAAGGGGATCAATTCTCCAGCGGTTTTGTCGACGTCAACCCGAACTCTAAAATCCCGGCGCTGCGCGATCACAGCACGACGCCGCCGACGCGGGTGTTTGAATCCGGCGCGATCCTGCTGTATCTGGCAGAGAAATTCGGCCACTTCCTGCCAAAAGATCCGGCAGGACGCACGGAAACGCTGAACTGGCTGTTCTGGTTACAGGGCTCTGCGCCGTTTCTCGGCGGCGGCTTTGGCCACTTCTACAACTATGCGCCGGTTAAAATTGAGTACGCTATCAACCGCTTTACCATGGAAGCCAAACGCCAGCTGGACGTGCTGGATAAACAGCTAGCCAACCATAAATTTATTGCGGGTGATGAATACACCATTGCCGATATGGCGATTTGGCCGTGGTACGGCAACGTGGTGCTTGGCAATGTGTATGACGCCGCCGAATTCCTCGATGCGGGCAGCTATAAAAACGTGCAGCGCTGGGCACAGGAGATTTTCGCCCGCCCGGCAGTGAAACGTGGTCGTATCGTTAACCGTACGTTCGGCGCGCCGAACGAGCAGCTGCACGAACGCCATGACGCCAGCGATTTCGATACGCAGACCGAAGATAAACGCAACGCCTAA
- a CDS encoding DsbA family protein yields the protein MSQQPLHAAPLSWGHGPRTFEIFIEPTCPFSVRAFNKLEALLEAVGEENMTVKIRLQSQPWHLFSGVIVRCILAASTLPDGKNAAHKVLRAVADHREEFEFTDHCSGPNMDATPQQIIERIENYSGVQLAEAFARPELQTEIKWHCKYARQNGIHVSPTFMVNGLVQADLGSGDDISVWAQRILA from the coding sequence ATGAGCCAACAACCTTTACATGCCGCACCGCTAAGCTGGGGCCACGGCCCCCGAACTTTTGAGATCTTTATCGAACCCACCTGCCCCTTCTCCGTCCGGGCGTTTAACAAACTGGAAGCGCTGTTAGAAGCCGTCGGCGAAGAGAACATGACGGTCAAAATTCGCCTGCAATCACAGCCCTGGCACCTCTTCTCTGGTGTGATTGTGCGTTGCATCCTCGCAGCATCGACGCTGCCCGATGGCAAAAACGCCGCGCATAAAGTGCTGCGCGCGGTTGCCGATCATCGTGAAGAGTTTGAATTTACGGATCATTGCAGCGGTCCGAATATGGATGCCACACCGCAGCAGATTATTGAACGCATTGAAAACTACAGCGGCGTGCAACTGGCAGAAGCTTTTGCCCGCCCGGAGCTGCAAACCGAAATCAAATGGCACTGCAAATACGCGCGCCAGAACGGCATTCATGTTTCCCCAACCTTTATGGTCAATGGGCTGGTGCAGGCCGATCTTGGCAGCGGTGATGACATCAGCGTCTGGGCGCAGCGCATCCTTGCCTGA